From the genome of Vitis riparia cultivar Riparia Gloire de Montpellier isolate 1030 chromosome 2, EGFV_Vit.rip_1.0, whole genome shotgun sequence, one region includes:
- the LOC117905968 gene encoding phosphatidylinositol 4-kinase alpha 1-like — translation MLTSRLPTVPFLKAEVTQLVQLHIIDLRCMPEALPYFVTPKEVDENSTLLQQLPHWPVQALRYDEGRLVEGYLLRAAQRSDIFAHILIWPLQDEQYGPELGKDAASEKNSSFQALFRIYFWYTSATAFGAMSVFQTFLEAAEGMLKENVVGNRAVGSYGVNILQSHIKDSKSLSILTYCNAGSLATTGYGTALGIICFFYAERIL, via the exons ATGTTGACCTCAAGGCTCCCAACAGTTCCTTTCTTGAAGGCTGAAGTGACTCAGCTGGTTCAGCTTCACATAATAGATCTCCGCTGCATGCCAGAAGCATTGCCATATTTTGTCACCCCAAAGGAAGTTGATGAAAATTCAACACTCTTGCAACAATTGCCACATTGG CCGGTTCAGGCTTTACGCTATGATGAAGGGAGGTTGGTTGAAGGATATTTGCTCAGAGCTGCTCAAAGGAGCGATATATTTGCTCATATTCTGATATGGCCTCTACAGGATGAGCAATATGGTCCAGAATTGGGAAAAGATGCAGCCTCTGAAAAGAATAGTTCATTTCAAGCATTATT TCGCATCTATTTCTGGTATACTTCTGCCACTGCTTTTGGAGCCATGAGTGTTTTTCAGACTTTTCTAGAGGCTGCTGAAGGCATGCTTAAGGAGAATGTTGTTGGGAACAGAGCAGTTGGGTCGTATGGAGTAAATATTCTTCAAAGCCATATAAAAGACTCCAAGAGTCTGTCTATTTTGACATATTGCAACGCTGGAAGTCTTGCAACAACTGGATATGGCACTGCTCTCGGCATAATCTGTTTCTTCTATGCTGAAAGAATTTTATAG